The nucleotide sequence CACATAAAAAAAGCGTATGTTCAATACATAGGTGGCTCAATAAACTCTATTATTCATGTTTATCATGGTTCAAAAATTAATCTCAACCAATCAACCATTAGAAAATATAAACATTACTAACGAGCTCAATTTTCTATCAAAGATTAGGATAGGGTTCTACATTTTTCAGTAATCAATTTTTGTAACACTTGAGATAAAAACGGTCTAACTGAGGCTCTTTCTCACCACAATTTATTATATTTTTCACAGCAAATTATAATATTAGGGGATCCGTTACTATTTCGTGCTGACCATTGTCAATAGTTACTTTTTAAGATCCATCTGTTACTATTGTTCCTGTGTCTTTTTACTGGATGGCTGTAAAAGATGAAATTTATCTCTTTTAATATTAATGGATTACGTGCCCGCCCCCATCAGTTAGCTGCGATCATCGAGCAACATCAACCCGATGTTATCGGTCTACAGGAAACAAAAGTTCATGATGAAGCGTTTCCTCTAGAAGAGGTTGGGAAGCTTGGCTATCATGTATTTTATTACGGCCAGAAAGCCCATTACGGCGTTGCACTGTTAACGCGCCAGGTGCCTCTTGCGGTGTATCGTGGTTTTCCAGGGGATGATGAAGAGGCTCAACGCCGGGTTATCATGGCAGAAGTGGAAACCCCACACGGATTATTGACCGTTATTAATGGCTATTTCCCACAGGGAGAAAACCGTGAACATCCAGTGAAATTTCCGGCAAAAGAGAAATTTTATCAGGATCTGCAAAACTACCTGGAGCAAAACTTAACCCCTCAATCACACGTGATTATCATGGGTGATATGAATATTAGTCCGACCGATCTGGATATCGGCATTGGTGAGAACAACCAAAAACGCTGGTTAAAAACAGGTAAATGTTCTTTTCTGCCAGAAGAGAGAGATTGGATGGATCGCCTGAAAAACTGGGGTCTGGTTGATACATTCCGCCATCTCAATCCTGAATGTAACGACCAATTTTCCTGGTTTGATTATCGTTCCAAAGGGTTTGATGATAATCGAGGGCTACGTATTGATTTACTGCTTGCAAGTAAGCCTT is from Photorhabdus laumondii subsp. laumondii and encodes:
- the xthA gene encoding exodeoxyribonuclease III: MKFISFNINGLRARPHQLAAIIEQHQPDVIGLQETKVHDEAFPLEEVGKLGYHVFYYGQKAHYGVALLTRQVPLAVYRGFPGDDEEAQRRVIMAEVETPHGLLTVINGYFPQGENREHPVKFPAKEKFYQDLQNYLEQNLTPQSHVIIMGDMNISPTDLDIGIGENNQKRWLKTGKCSFLPEERDWMDRLKNWGLVDTFRHLNPECNDQFSWFDYRSKGFDDNRGLRIDLLLASKPLMDRCIATGIDYKIREMEKPSDHAPVWAEFEI